CTTCTTCGACACCTTATCCTTTACATAAGCAAATGTCTGACTTTTAGATATGTTAACAATAGATGGAAGACCTAAATATTTGTCTTGTGCACCAATATTAGGGACTCTAAGAAAAGTAGCGATTTCTTCCTTAATAGCATGAGGTGTATTCTTACTGAAAAATACTGCAGACTTGCTGAAATTGATAATCTGACCATTTAGGGAGCCATACTGTTGAATAACATTAATCAAATTAGCGCAATTATGTGGAGTTGCTTTACACCTAATAAGATTCATTTATCTCAACACCGtctcaaatttttatcttatctcgTCTAACGATGAATTGATAGGTTGGCGAATTAagtttttaattctcttttttttttaaatattatattttaaattttaaaaatatataaataaatataaaaaatttaaatattatctaaaatatataataattaaacattttcaaagtttttaatcaatcaaacatagtTCATATTATAATTAACTTAAAGTAAAACGAACAAACATTTTAAATATCAGTACAAAAATAACGTTCTAAATTCAATTATTATCTTTATTCTCTTATAAATCAATAACATCATTTAAATCAACTCCTGAAgaataacttttttgttttgtaaaatttttctcatctaaatcttccTCTACAAAAAAGTAGAATGAGGGACCACCAGATAAGCCCGCCACTCCTCCGACAAAAGCCGCCAAATCCATAGATTAAACGATGCGAGTTAAGCGGGTTATTTTTATTACAGCATtctcaaatttttaatccaaccCACGCAGATATCGGCCGGTTTGTCACTCCTACTACCACTACTAATATCACTAACAGTATCATCAATGCACAAAAACTATTATGTTTGagctcttcttctcttcttcaatcTCCTTTGTACCTTCCTCTTTACCTTATGCCACATCAACACCACAGCTTTGCAACTCATCAGCCTCGCTCTACTGTCACACCACCAACTCACCATGGTCCTAGCCTTCTTGTAGTGATTCTCTGCTTCTATGTTCATCGATATTATGGTACTTTTCATCGTGCTCCTTTACTATTCGCGCCACTTGTgctttttttatctttgttcgaatcttttttttttgtctttttgttCTATGAATCCACTTTAAGATAggttttttttccttaaatTTGTCATTTTGATATATCTAATTATTGCTCGTAATCTTTAttcataattctttttgttcAAAGGAGATACTTGAAATTTatagttttaatatttttctccttttaattTATAGGTTTTTGTTTGTAATTCTGACGTGTTATAATGCAAGAGTAATAATGATGATAAAGGTGATTAAGATGGTAATATGAGAGGTATGGAAGTTTGCGATTTGAGAAAAAAGATATAGTGGTTATTTATTGAAGTTAAAGATAAGGAATAATGGGGTAAAAAACGTGATTAAGCCATGGGAGTGGAAAATTTACGGAAATCAGCCAAACTGAATTTGTAAACACCATTCAACCAGAagcaaattattatataattcgaatctaaTCGTTTCAAATTAAAATCCCATGTAGTTCGACGTGACTTAATTCGAATTAGTATAGAGTAATTCGAATTAAGTAAATTCAAATTACTAGGATAGGCTGAACGTGCACATAATTCGAAACATATTGCTTCGAATTAGTATGGAATTGTAATTCGAATtcaattgattcgaattatatatatatatagtgcgaATGTAGTTGATTCGAATTAAAATGAATCGGAGCTCTATATATATGCTGTGAACTCATGTAGCTCTCAACAAAGAGGTGAAATGGCTAGTGAGGATAGTTTTCTAGTGCTGGTACATCACAGAGGATCGATTAAGAGGAAAACTCGGTCCGGCGTGAAGTTCACTGAAAGGATCCCCTATGTATTATCGTAAGGCCAACAACCACCTACGATGCTCTCGTTAGCTCTGTGCTGGAGAAGCTTGGTCTGGAAGGAGTTAAAAGGGTTAAGAAGTTTTTCTATCGCATCCCAACCACGGTGCTCCATGATACCGTGAAGTATGATTGTTTTACGATCGGGAGTGATGAGGACTTGCAGGTTATGTTTCTTTGTCGTAGGCAGTTTCCAGAGGTAAGGACATCAAAGTTGTTGGCAAAGTTGGTTGATGTGGTATCTAGCTCGGGTGGTTCGAACCGGAATGCCAATACTATAGCCACGGTTGCCGGCTCAAGCTCGAGACCTGCGGTTGCTTCATCCTCCGTTCCTGTGTATGAGCCACCGATGCAGCCTGTTGCCTCCCCATCGTTTGCCATTGATCTGAGCGGCAATATTGGAGACGAGGTTCGATATGGGGAACATCTTCCCACCGAAGTGCAGTGTCCTACACCGGCTGGTGTTGGTGAGGTTTTGTTTGATGATGCAGACGACAATGATGTCGAGCCGGATATGATCGCTGATGACAGCGGCGGTGATCTTGGAACTACTGATCCGAGAAGGGCTACAGGTGGATCTAGTTCTGGCACACAGCAGTACCCACCCCATTTTTCATCGTTGGACCTGGATGCCATTAGGCAGGACGAAAATCCTGTGCAGGCCTCTGGATTTGGCGCTAGAGATACGGAAGGGTCTGCCGGTATGACAGAGTTCCAGGTTGGCCAACAATTTCAGGATAAAGATGAGGCGCTGTTGAGTGTGAAGACTTACAGCATCCGCCGAGGGGTCCAATACAAGGTCGTTGAGTCTGACTACCGCAGGTATGTGGGAAAGTGTTCTGAGTTTgggaatgggtgcacatggttgattcggTTGAGTCTCCGACAGCGGAAGGGCATCTGGGAAGTGAAGCGGTACAACAGACTGCATATCTGTCTcgccacctccatctccagcGACCATAGGAGTCTGGACTACCATGTGATAGCGACATTCATTATGCCGATGGTTAGGGCTGATGCCGCCGTCAACATCAAGGTGCTTCAAAATGCCACGGCCGCACACTTTGGGTTCAGGCCTACGTACAGGAGGGTATGAATGGCGAAGCAGAAGGCCGTTGCCGTCATCTTTGGGAACTGGGATGAGTCGTACAACGAGCTCCCTCGGTGGGTGTTAGGAGTTCAGCTGACGATGCCTGGCACTGTAGCAGTCCTCAGGACTTGCCCTGTTCGAGTTGGGGCACAGCATGACGAGTCTCAGGCTTATTTTCATAAGCTGTTCTGGACTTTCCCCCATGTATCGAGGCATTCCGTCATTGCAAGCCGTTGGTGAGTATTGACGGCACCCATCTATATGGCAAGTACGGGGGAACGTTGCTAGTCGCGATTGCACAGGACGGAAACTCCAACATACTCCCCGTGGCATTTGCACTAGTTGAGGGTGAGAATGCTGAGTCATGGtctttctttctctcccacCTCCGTGAACACGTGACACCTCAGCCGGGTCTATTAGttatttcagataggcataacGGCATCAAGGCAGCGCTCGAGGCTCCCGATGGGGGATGGCTACCTTCGGCTGCATACCGGGGGTTCTGCATTCGACACGTTGCAGCGAATTTCACCCTGACCTTCAAGGGAAAAGATGCCCGGAGGCTTCTTGTTAACGCCGCATATGCGAAGACCGAAGTGGAGTTCGACTACTGGTTTGACATTCTGCGCTCTGAGAATCCGGTAATGTGTGACTGGGCGAACTGAATTGAGTATTCGTTGTGGACACAGTACTGTGATGAGGGTCGAAGATTCGGGCACATGACGACCAATATTTCTGAGTGTGTCAATTCAATCCTGAAGGGGGTAAGGAACCTTCTTGTTTGCTCGCTGGTGAAGGCCACATACGGAAGGCTGGCTGAGCTATTTGTCCGTAAGGGGAGGGAGGCCGAGGCTCAGATGGGTACCGGACAACAATTCAGTCAATACCTAGTAAAGTGTATCGAGGCCAACCTGAAGACAGCCAGGTGCTTCACGGTGACTGTTTATGACAGGGATAACTCGGAGTACACCGTGGCAGAGACGACTCCGACAGGTTCATTCTCACTTGGTACCTACAGGGTCTCACTAGGGTCTCAGACTTGTGATTGTGGATACTTCCAAGCACTTCATTTCCCGTGTCCTCGCGCACTGGCATGCTGTGCTTATTCACGTCTTACTTGGCAGCCTTATGTCCACCAGGTCTATCGCCTTAGTTCCGTTTTCGGTGTCTATCAGATGGGATTTACACCTCCCATTCCGGAGGGTTTCTGGCCACCTTATGCCGGACCTACCGTTATACCGGATCCGAACATGAGGCGTGCGAAGGAGGGTCGTCCAAGGTCCACACGCATTCGCACCAACATGGATGATGCAGATCCGAACCGGCCAAAGAGATGTGGCCTCTGCAGGCAGCCAGGACACACTCGTCGGAGTTGTCCGCAAGCCGGACGACCCACCGGGACAGCTGGGAATTAATAGGAGCGTTGGTTTGtctgtttttatttcttttagtaTCAGCACATGTATTTTATTTCAGTTAGCAACCATTATTCTACGTGGAACTAAGTTGTATTTTATAAGTGATGAAAGTTGTAATTCGTACCACATATGTATGTTGAATGTCTTTCTAATTATGGAGTTAAGTTACTAAAACAAACAACACTATCTGATGGGATGATTGATAATACATAACATAACATCAAAGTAACTGCTGGATGAACAAATACATTAAGGAAACCATACATCACACTGATAACCAACAAAGAAGGTACATAATTTAAACATAACAACACGACATACACCACTGCATCGCCTCATACGGAATAGGAATACCTCTCGGATCCCCCAATAACATCTCCGGCGACAGGAACCTCTTTCCGTGCTGATGCCACCATGTCAAGAAATCATGCGAGGGACCGGGGTCGGCCACGATGTCGAACTGTAAAATGTGCTCCGCACGCTCCTGCCAGTGAAGATGCCAGTCAGGTAAGTGCACCGGGAACCAACGGTCACCTCCTCTCCCGTCCTTCGACATCAAGAAGTCGATGTTCAGGGCGGGACGCGGTGGGGGCTGAACGCCCCCAAACTACGGTAAAACTCTATCAACCTGATGCCACTCGACTACCGCAAAATAAATCAGGGACGTCACACACCGCCATAACATCGTATGCCGAGGCTCCAAGACCTTCGGATGGACAACCTGGATGACG
The genomic region above belongs to Arachis duranensis cultivar V14167 chromosome 3, aradu.V14167.gnm2.J7QH, whole genome shotgun sequence and contains:
- the LOC107481079 gene encoding uncharacterized protein LOC107481079 → MGPTTTYDALVSSVLEKLGLEGVKRVKKFFYRIPTTVLHDTVKYDCFTIGSDEDLQVMFLCRRQFPEVRTSKLLAKLVDVVSSSGGSNRNANTIATVAGSSSRPAVASSSVPVYEPPMQPVASPSFAIDLSGNIGDEVRYGEHLPTEVQCPTPAGVGEVLFDDADDNDVEPDMIADDSGGDLGTTDPRRATGGSSSGTQQYPPHFSSLDLDAIRQDENPVQASGFGARDTEGSAGMTEFQVGQQFQDKDEALLSVKTYSIRRGVQYKVVESDYRRYVGKCSEFGNGCTWLIRLSLRQRKGIWEVKRYNRLHICLATSISSDHRSLDYHVIATFIMPMVRADAAVNIKVLQNATAAHFGFRPTYRRV
- the LOC107481078 gene encoding uncharacterized protein LOC107481078, translated to MAKQKAVAVIFGNWDESYNELPRWVLGVQLTMPGTVAVLRTCPVRVGAQHDESQAFRHCKPLVSIDGTHLYGKYGGTLLVAIAQDGNSNILPVAFALVEGENAESWSFFLSHLREHVTPQPGLLVISDRHNGIKAALEAPDGGWLPSAAYRGFCIRHVAANFTLTFKGKDARRLLVNAAYAKTEVEFDYWFDILRSENPYCDEGRRFGHMTTNISECVNSILKGVRNLLVCSLVKATYGRLAELFVRKGREAEAQMGTGQQFSQYLVKCIEANLKTARCFTVTVYDRDNSEYTVAETTPTGSFSLGTYRVSLGSQTCDCGYFQALHFPCPRALACCAYSRLTWQPYVHQVYRLSSVFGVYQMGFTPPIPEGFWPPYAGPTVIPDPNMRRAKEGRPRSTRIRTNMDDADPNRPKRCGLCRQPGHTRRSCPQAGRPTGTAGN